The following proteins are encoded in a genomic region of Bacillus sp. Marseille-Q1617:
- a CDS encoding undecaprenyldiphospho-muramoylpentapeptide beta-N-acetylglucosaminyltransferase has product MNKHNILFTGGGSAGHVTVNTALIPHFEKEGWRVTYIGSENGIEKEIITDQFPHIPYESISSGKLRRYFSWKNFTDPFRVMKGVFDALSVIRKTKPDIIFSKGGFVSVPVVMAAKMAKVPVAIHESDVTPGLANKLAVPFATKIFTTFPETVKALPKEKSLCAGAIIREELFKGDASEGKRLSGFYEEKPVLMIMGGSLGARKINEAVRENLDDLLAQFQIIHICGKGNIEDQFTQKGYRQYEFIKADLPHFLAMTNYVISRAGSNSIFEFLALKKPMLLIPLSREASRGDQILNADSFVKHGYAIKLEEEELTKESFMNKVNELKGSGETILSNMRNGQKAYTIQDMYQELAAMSK; this is encoded by the coding sequence ATGAACAAACATAATATATTGTTTACGGGCGGCGGATCAGCCGGTCACGTTACAGTGAACACAGCATTGATTCCTCATTTTGAAAAAGAAGGCTGGAGAGTGACCTACATAGGCTCTGAAAATGGAATTGAAAAAGAAATCATCACAGATCAATTCCCTCACATCCCTTACGAAAGCATATCCAGCGGTAAGTTAAGACGTTATTTCTCCTGGAAGAATTTCACCGATCCTTTCAGGGTGATGAAAGGTGTGTTCGACGCTTTATCCGTTATCCGGAAGACAAAACCGGATATCATATTTTCCAAAGGCGGATTTGTTTCCGTCCCTGTCGTGATGGCGGCGAAAATGGCGAAAGTACCTGTTGCGATCCATGAATCGGATGTCACACCCGGATTAGCCAACAAATTGGCAGTTCCGTTCGCTACCAAAATATTCACTACTTTTCCTGAAACCGTAAAGGCGCTTCCCAAGGAGAAATCACTATGTGCCGGGGCGATTATTCGTGAGGAATTATTCAAAGGTGATGCTTCAGAAGGAAAGAGACTGTCAGGTTTTTATGAAGAGAAGCCTGTCCTTATGATCATGGGAGGCAGTCTCGGGGCAAGAAAGATCAATGAAGCTGTAAGAGAGAACCTTGATGATCTACTAGCACAATTTCAAATCATCCATATTTGTGGTAAAGGAAATATAGAGGATCAATTTACGCAAAAAGGATACAGGCAATATGAATTTATCAAAGCGGATCTCCCGCATTTTCTGGCCATGACCAATTATGTCATTTCACGTGCAGGGTCAAACTCCATTTTTGAATTTCTGGCATTGAAGAAGCCTATGCTTCTCATCCCGCTATCAAGAGAAGCAAGCAGGGGGGATCAAATATTGAATGCCGACTCTTTTGTAAAGCATGGGTACGCAATAAAACTGGAAGAAGAAGAACTAACGAAGGAAAGCTTCATGAATAAGGTGAATGAGCTGAAAGGAAGCGGGGAGACGATTCTTTCAAACATGAGAAATGGTCAAAAGGCGTATACGATACAGGATATGTATCAAGAGCTTGCAGCCATGTCAAAATAA
- a CDS encoding DUF2639 domain-containing protein, with protein MAYQYSKGWYIQELKKMGFNYHPVEKRKLENYKTFVVRNLYFEKLNKKK; from the coding sequence ATGGCTTATCAATATTCAAAAGGATGGTATATTCAAGAACTGAAAAAAATGGGATTCAATTATCATCCTGTAGAAAAGCGCAAGCTTGAAAACTACAAAACCTTTGTGGTAAGAAATCTTTACTTTGAAAAATTGAATAAGAAGAAATAA
- a CDS encoding GNAT family N-acetyltransferase: MIKKRDLHECHTLYDLMVHPDVFPFVRQKANSYEEFLFLTKQTIEAEERGELISRTIIDEWGNAIGTINLFDIQENAGFLGTWIGKPFHGKGYNKPAKDAFFHELFYELGMETIFMRIRKINTRSLKAAQKLPYVVCANETRKALYEQLNAIEEVYDLYEIPKDLYTLYLYQTAEEQEEQAMEA; this comes from the coding sequence ATGATCAAGAAACGTGATTTACATGAGTGTCATACTCTTTATGACCTGATGGTGCACCCGGATGTCTTCCCTTTTGTGCGTCAAAAAGCAAACTCGTACGAGGAGTTTCTTTTCCTAACAAAGCAAACGATCGAAGCAGAAGAAAGAGGAGAGCTGATCTCCCGTACCATCATTGATGAATGGGGTAACGCCATAGGTACCATCAATTTATTCGATATCCAGGAAAATGCAGGCTTTCTCGGTACCTGGATCGGTAAACCTTTTCATGGCAAAGGGTATAATAAGCCGGCTAAAGACGCATTTTTTCATGAACTTTTTTATGAACTGGGCATGGAAACCATTTTCATGCGGATACGTAAAATCAATACCCGCTCCCTGAAGGCAGCACAAAAATTACCATACGTCGTATGTGCTAATGAAACACGAAAAGCGCTTTATGAACAATTAAATGCTATAGAAGAAGTATATGACCTTTATGAGATACCCAAAGATTTATATACACTTTATTTGTATCAGACTGCAGAGGAACAGGAAGAGCAGGCTATGGAAGCTTAA
- a CDS encoding amidohydrolase, translated as MNSILLTNAAIYPVTSSPIANGSLFISEGKIKQIYNHKVEAPPNIQVIDCRGKYLFPGFIDSHTHLGLYDEGTGWAGNDANETIEPMTPHIRAFDGVYPLDPGFTDALKYGVTAVNVMPGSANVIGGTTSVIKTHGSSIRSMLIKETSGLKLALGENPKRIHSNGNNDSITRMGIMGMLREAFFSAKYCDQPEELRVAPLVSALKREIPVRIHAHRADDILSAIRFAEEFNLDLRIEHCTEGHLIANELKGKKLKVSVGPTFTRRSKVELKNKSWITYQRLTEAGVEVSITTDHPYTPIQYLNMCAAIAVREGLDEQKALEGITILPARNLGVEARIGSLEAGKDADLVVWSHHPFHFMAKPVLTFVNGEIAYQNL; from the coding sequence ATGAATTCGATACTTTTAACAAATGCAGCCATCTATCCTGTCACCTCGTCACCTATAGCAAATGGTTCCCTTTTCATTTCAGAAGGAAAAATCAAACAAATTTACAACCACAAGGTCGAGGCCCCGCCTAATATACAAGTGATTGATTGCCGTGGGAAGTATCTTTTTCCAGGGTTCATCGATTCCCACACCCACTTGGGATTATACGATGAGGGTACGGGCTGGGCCGGGAATGATGCGAATGAAACGATTGAGCCGATGACTCCTCATATCCGTGCGTTCGACGGTGTTTATCCACTGGATCCCGGTTTTACTGATGCACTTAAATATGGGGTGACTGCAGTGAATGTGATGCCGGGCAGTGCCAATGTGATCGGCGGGACCACATCTGTCATCAAGACCCACGGCTCCTCCATACGCTCCATGCTGATCAAGGAAACGTCAGGATTGAAACTGGCATTAGGGGAAAACCCCAAGCGCATTCACAGCAATGGCAATAATGACTCGATTACAAGGATGGGAATCATGGGTATGCTGCGCGAAGCATTTTTCTCAGCCAAGTATTGTGATCAGCCTGAAGAATTGAGGGTAGCCCCTCTGGTTTCCGCTTTAAAAAGGGAGATTCCGGTAAGGATACATGCTCATCGTGCAGATGATATCCTTTCAGCCATACGCTTTGCAGAAGAGTTCAACCTGGATCTGCGGATAGAGCACTGTACAGAAGGTCATCTTATTGCCAATGAACTTAAAGGCAAGAAATTAAAGGTCTCCGTCGGTCCGACATTTACGCGCCGCTCAAAAGTAGAGTTGAAAAACAAAAGCTGGATCACCTATCAAAGATTGACCGAAGCCGGCGTGGAAGTTTCGATCACGACCGATCATCCATACACTCCGATCCAGTATCTGAACATGTGTGCAGCGATTGCCGTCCGTGAAGGTCTTGATGAACAGAAAGCATTGGAAGGAATTACGATTCTGCCTGCTAGAAATCTTGGAGTGGAGGCTCGGATCGGTTCTCTCGAAGCAGGGAAAGATGCGGACTTGGTCGTTTGGAGCCACCATCCTTTCCATTTTATGGCCAAGCCTGTTTTAACGTTTGTAAATGGGGAAATCGCCTATCAAAATTTGTAG
- a CDS encoding DedA family protein has translation MNHEWLVTILTVLTDWGYVGIALALMIEVIPSELVLSYAGFMVSSGELSFIGAFLGGVIGGTAAQLFLYWLGYYGGRPFFKKYGKYLFISEKHIESAESWFERYGTIVVFTARFIPVVRHAISIPAGISRMSLTAFTLYTFAAMLPWTLLFMVIGMELGTHWEHIEVIGVRYIKPLSIIAISATCLFLMFSYFRNKKKA, from the coding sequence ATGAATCACGAATGGTTAGTCACGATATTGACAGTATTAACGGATTGGGGTTATGTAGGAATTGCCCTCGCATTGATGATCGAGGTCATTCCAAGCGAACTTGTGTTAAGCTATGCAGGTTTCATGGTCAGTTCCGGGGAGCTTTCCTTTATCGGGGCTTTTCTCGGAGGAGTAATCGGGGGAACTGCCGCTCAGCTCTTTCTATATTGGCTTGGATATTATGGAGGAAGGCCGTTTTTCAAGAAATATGGTAAATATTTATTCATCTCGGAAAAGCATATCGAATCAGCGGAATCATGGTTTGAGAGGTATGGCACGATTGTTGTTTTCACAGCAAGATTCATACCGGTCGTACGCCATGCCATCAGTATTCCAGCCGGAATCAGCCGAATGTCTTTGACTGCCTTCACCCTCTATACGTTTGCCGCCATGCTCCCATGGACGCTTCTATTCATGGTCATCGGGATGGAGCTTGGAACCCATTGGGAACATATTGAGGTCATCGGGGTCAGGTACATAAAGCCATTAAGCATCATTGCAATCTCTGCCACTTGTTTGTTTCTGATGTTTTCTTATTTTCGAAATAAAAAGAAAGCTTGA
- a CDS encoding undecaprenyl-diphosphate phosphatase, which translates to MDKFEAFILGIIQGLTEFLPISSTGHLFLGRFAFGLQEAGLFLDTMLHVGTLVAVLVFYQKELLHMIKHPFSKLSWILVIGTIPAVIIGLLFEDFFDSISKTGSTIGWEFLATGLIMFMADGVKNGHKKLEDINYTDALVIGSFQAAAIFPALSRSGLTIAAGLFRKLDRETAAYFSFLLSTPAILGGIVFQGKEMISGHVEAISFSSMAVGTVTAAVFGYVAIVSMVNFLKKHSLKLFSYYVWALGILILILQYSGAM; encoded by the coding sequence ATGGATAAATTTGAAGCTTTTATTCTCGGAATCATTCAGGGGTTAACCGAGTTTCTTCCCATTTCAAGTACAGGTCACTTATTCCTTGGAAGGTTTGCCTTCGGGCTTCAAGAAGCGGGTTTATTTCTTGATACTATGCTTCATGTCGGTACACTCGTTGCCGTGCTTGTTTTTTACCAAAAAGAACTTCTCCACATGATTAAACATCCCTTCAGTAAACTTTCATGGATACTCGTAATCGGTACGATTCCTGCTGTTATCATTGGATTGCTATTTGAGGATTTTTTTGATTCGATTTCCAAAACAGGATCCACAATAGGCTGGGAGTTCCTGGCTACCGGATTGATTATGTTCATGGCGGATGGTGTGAAAAATGGACACAAGAAATTGGAAGATATCAATTATACAGATGCCCTTGTTATCGGAAGCTTTCAGGCTGCCGCTATTTTCCCGGCACTCTCGCGTTCAGGCCTGACCATCGCTGCAGGTCTTTTCAGAAAACTCGATAGAGAAACAGCGGCCTATTTCTCCTTTCTTCTCTCAACACCGGCCATTCTTGGAGGAATTGTCTTTCAAGGAAAAGAAATGATCAGCGGGCACGTAGAAGCGATTTCTTTTTCCAGTATGGCAGTCGGGACTGTTACCGCAGCTGTTTTTGGATACGTTGCGATTGTTTCGATGGTTAATTTCTTAAAAAAACACTCGTTGAAACTATTTTCTTATTATGTGTGGGCTCTGGGGATCTTGATCCTCATCCTTCAATATTCAGGCGCTATGTAG
- a CDS encoding DUF4870 domain-containing protein, whose product MPTKDEKFMAALIYVLSFFTAFIGPIIIWLLKKDESEFVDYHGKEYLNFLISYTIYGIVSSILMIVLIGFIIAPIVGLLALIFTIIAAVKAYEGEHYRIPTVIHFFK is encoded by the coding sequence ATGCCGACGAAAGATGAAAAATTCATGGCTGCACTTATTTATGTATTAAGCTTTTTTACCGCTTTTATCGGACCAATCATCATCTGGCTTCTGAAAAAAGATGAATCGGAATTTGTGGATTATCACGGTAAGGAATATCTTAACTTTTTGATTTCATATACCATTTATGGAATCGTCAGTTCCATCCTCATGATCGTACTAATCGGATTCATCATAGCTCCGATCGTAGGTCTCCTGGCTTTGATCTTTACAATAATCGCTGCCGTCAAAGCATACGAGGGAGAACATTATCGCATCCCGACAGTTATTCACTTTTTCAAATAA
- a CDS encoding YafY family protein, with protein MTRIDNKERLLRLMTIFTQETDEDHELSLDDIITRFKQIYGPDVKLNKNSLKDDINHLINHSFDVTINQEKDGLPKFYSHQYRLFELYELRMLVDAVVSAKFITKQETRQLIGKIRKLTSTHQGKKLQNEIQVDSSIKSESPFIRLAIHDLHQAISERRIIAFQYGRYDIDKNFNLSHDGSLYKVKPYALTWANDFYYLIAYYYEAGEIRHYRVDRLRNVTILNESFPYESFDVSKYVQSTFHMFAGDEEWIKVKFHNQLINVIIDKFGKNVDIKIHDGDYFILSTKARISSGLVNWILNFGSKAKVISPASLLSTVKEEVANMNKLYE; from the coding sequence ATGACGAGGATTGATAATAAAGAACGGCTGCTTAGATTAATGACCATCTTCACTCAAGAAACAGATGAAGATCATGAACTGAGTTTGGATGATATCATAACTCGTTTCAAACAGATTTACGGACCCGACGTAAAACTGAATAAAAATTCTTTAAAGGATGATATCAATCATTTGATCAATCATTCATTTGACGTCACAATCAATCAGGAAAAGGATGGGCTTCCGAAGTTTTACAGCCATCAGTACCGCCTATTTGAATTGTATGAACTCCGTATGTTGGTCGACGCCGTTGTTTCAGCGAAATTCATTACAAAACAAGAAACCAGGCAGCTGATCGGGAAAATCAGAAAGCTGACCAGCACCCATCAGGGTAAAAAACTTCAGAATGAAATTCAGGTAGATTCATCAATAAAAAGCGAAAGCCCTTTTATCAGATTAGCGATTCACGACCTGCATCAGGCGATATCTGAACGAAGGATCATAGCGTTTCAATATGGTCGATATGACATCGATAAGAATTTCAACCTCAGCCATGATGGCAGCCTGTACAAAGTAAAACCTTACGCGCTGACATGGGCGAATGATTTCTATTATCTAATTGCCTACTATTACGAGGCTGGTGAGATCCGTCATTACCGGGTGGACCGTCTTCGAAATGTAACCATTCTTAATGAATCCTTTCCATATGAATCATTTGATGTCTCTAAATACGTCCAGTCCACTTTCCACATGTTTGCCGGTGATGAAGAGTGGATCAAAGTCAAATTCCATAATCAATTGATCAACGTCATCATCGATAAATTTGGTAAGAATGTAGATATTAAAATACATGACGGTGATTATTTCATCTTATCCACCAAAGCACGAATCAGCAGTGGATTGGTCAACTGGATACTGAATTTTGGATCTAAAGCAAAAGTGATATCACCCGCTTCCTTATTGAGTACAGTCAAAGAAGAAGTCGCCAATATGAACAAACTATATGAATAA
- a CDS encoding PLDc N-terminal domain-containing protein, producing the protein MQELQEVLQTINWGLIAPLILIQLILMLAAVIDLIRIKQTNGPKWVWLLVVLLVNVIGPIIYFIFGRRQNG; encoded by the coding sequence ATGCAGGAATTACAAGAAGTTTTACAAACGATTAACTGGGGGCTGATCGCTCCACTGATCCTCATTCAATTGATTCTCATGCTGGCTGCTGTCATCGACCTGATTAGGATTAAACAAACAAATGGACCTAAGTGGGTTTGGTTATTGGTTGTATTATTGGTCAATGTAATTGGTCCCATCATTTATTTTATTTTCGGAAGGAGACAAAATGGATGA
- a CDS encoding ABC transporter ATP-binding protein, translating to MNVLEVTSLEKRYKEKHAVKEISFHLKKGKCTALIGPNGAGKTTTLNMLAGLITPTNGSINTPGHSGDIRSIIGYLPQYPSFFEWMTGMEYLIFSGEITGLSRNQSKKRTEELIELVNLSEGKNRRIHQYSGGMKQRLGIAQALIHKPKLVILDEPVSALDPFGRREVLNLLDTLKEKTTILFSTHILNDAEQVCDDVLFLYNGEIIEQGSLIEIKARHHTSSLKLYFEGIPARIKEVLQEKTWIKQLKEENGSLIFEVEELKRDRSRLFKLISEGDWPVTKMESSEQSLEDLFMKVMR from the coding sequence ATGAATGTCTTGGAAGTTACTTCCCTTGAAAAGAGATATAAAGAAAAGCATGCGGTCAAAGAGATTTCTTTTCATTTGAAAAAAGGAAAGTGTACAGCTCTGATCGGACCGAACGGAGCTGGTAAAACGACTACATTGAACATGCTCGCTGGTTTGATTACCCCGACAAACGGCAGTATCAATACACCTGGACATTCCGGTGACATTCGTTCGATTATTGGATATCTCCCTCAATATCCTTCGTTTTTTGAATGGATGACGGGGATGGAATATTTAATTTTTTCGGGTGAGATTACCGGTTTATCAAGAAATCAATCAAAAAAGCGCACGGAAGAATTAATCGAGCTAGTCAACTTATCTGAAGGGAAAAACAGGAGAATCCATCAATATTCGGGCGGGATGAAGCAGAGACTTGGGATTGCCCAGGCTTTGATCCATAAGCCTAAGCTCGTCATCTTGGATGAGCCTGTTTCTGCACTTGATCCATTCGGGCGCAGAGAGGTGCTCAATCTTCTGGACACATTAAAGGAAAAAACGACGATTCTTTTTTCAACACACATCTTGAATGATGCAGAACAGGTCTGTGATGATGTCCTTTTCCTCTATAATGGAGAAATCATCGAACAAGGTTCATTGATTGAGATCAAGGCGAGGCATCACACTTCCTCATTAAAACTTTATTTCGAAGGGATTCCGGCACGCATTAAAGAAGTGCTCCAGGAAAAAACATGGATAAAACAGTTGAAAGAGGAAAATGGGTCACTGATCTTTGAAGTAGAAGAGTTAAAAAGGGATCGAAGCCGGTTGTTCAAACTTATATCAGAGGGAGACTGGCCGGTTACGAAAATGGAAAGCAGTGAACAAAGTTTAGAGGATCTTTTTATGAAGGTGATGAGGTAA
- a CDS encoding ABC transporter permease subunit, whose product MKIAWVLFKKEMMESARNYKWLWMPVVFILFGLTEPLTAYYLPDILNTVGDLPEGAVIDIPTPSSEGVLMSTISQFNLLGALVIVLGFMGIISGERKSGTAAMVLVKPVSYTAYIYSKWGAALLLIWTSYILGMLSSWYYINLLFENIPAAVFFSSLAVYGMWLTFLLTLLLFFSSLVKVSGVAAFSTIAFSIVLSFVSGSLPEKLKWAPSQLSSYISGILRGEGWSSDLIFAILFTALTCLILLIITPYLFKKKELT is encoded by the coding sequence ATGAAAATAGCGTGGGTATTATTTAAGAAAGAGATGATGGAGTCCGCACGTAATTACAAGTGGCTCTGGATGCCGGTTGTCTTTATATTATTTGGGTTAACGGAACCTCTAACAGCCTATTATTTACCCGATATCTTGAATACTGTAGGTGATTTACCGGAAGGCGCGGTCATAGATATCCCTACTCCGTCATCAGAAGGAGTGCTTATGTCCACGATCAGCCAGTTCAATTTGTTAGGGGCCCTGGTGATCGTCCTTGGCTTCATGGGAATCATTTCAGGGGAGAGGAAAAGCGGGACCGCAGCGATGGTACTTGTCAAACCGGTATCATATACCGCCTATATCTACTCAAAATGGGGAGCGGCTCTCCTTCTAATATGGACTTCATATATCCTGGGAATGCTTTCAAGCTGGTATTATATAAATTTATTATTTGAAAATATACCTGCTGCCGTCTTCTTCTCGTCACTGGCCGTCTATGGAATGTGGCTAACATTCCTATTGACTCTGCTGCTTTTTTTTAGCTCGCTTGTTAAAGTTTCCGGAGTGGCTGCTTTTTCTACGATCGCTTTCTCGATTGTCCTGAGTTTTGTATCCGGGTCATTGCCAGAGAAGTTGAAGTGGGCTCCCTCACAGCTTTCCTCTTATATTTCAGGAATTTTAAGAGGAGAGGGATGGAGCAGCGACCTTATCTTCGCTATATTGTTCACTGCTCTGACATGTTTGATTCTACTGATCATTACACCTTATCTATTCAAGAAAAAAGAACTTACGTAA
- a CDS encoding NUDIX domain-containing protein: MRNRAGILIIENNMVAVIQRIKGENVYYVIPGGGVEKGESFEEAAVREAKEEIGIVVEKLKLGMQFEQNGTHRYYFAGKYSGTMGKGTGEEYRSGEGVYLPCWIDLNALYDKKLYPKEVKSMLIQQWSGGSTHEDGSYGTCP; encoded by the coding sequence ATGCGGAATCGAGCAGGGATTCTCATAATAGAAAACAATATGGTAGCAGTCATCCAAAGGATAAAAGGTGAGAATGTGTATTATGTCATTCCCGGCGGTGGAGTGGAAAAAGGTGAGTCTTTTGAAGAGGCTGCTGTACGTGAAGCAAAAGAGGAAATTGGCATCGTGGTAGAGAAGCTTAAATTGGGAATGCAATTTGAGCAAAATGGTACACATAGATATTATTTTGCGGGAAAATATAGCGGTACAATGGGCAAGGGGACAGGGGAAGAATATAGGTCAGGTGAAGGAGTCTACCTTCCTTGCTGGATTGATCTTAACGCGCTTTACGATAAAAAACTCTATCCAAAAGAAGTAAAATCAATGTTGATACAACAGTGGTCAGGAGGCAGTACTCATGAAGATGGATCGTACGGGACTTGTCCTTGA
- a CDS encoding patatin family protein, with amino-acid sequence MDRTGLVLEGGGMRGIYTAGVLEYFLENDIHFPYAVGVSAGACNAASYISRQAGRNKKVNIDFIRDPRYLSWRNYWKTGELFGMDYVFDEIPNKLVPYDYKAFQSSETEFVIGTTDCHSGQPRYFSRKDYGEDILTIIRASSSLPFFAPVVEYGTKHLLDGGISDPIPIEKAEDDGLKKNVVVLTRNRGYFKKPSRFSYFIKRKYPHYPELHKTLMRRYLVYNQTVKELEEREKEGSVLIIQPQRPLKVGRIEKNPEKLDDLYKQGYEDARSKHNEIMEWAGADPIATGFGC; translated from the coding sequence ATGGATCGTACGGGACTTGTCCTTGAAGGCGGAGGGATGAGAGGCATATATACAGCCGGGGTCCTTGAATATTTTCTTGAAAACGATATACACTTCCCTTATGCAGTTGGGGTTTCGGCAGGTGCCTGTAATGCCGCATCTTATATTTCGAGGCAGGCCGGGAGAAATAAAAAAGTGAATATCGATTTCATCCGGGATCCCAGATATTTGAGTTGGAGAAATTATTGGAAGACCGGGGAGTTATTCGGTATGGATTATGTTTTTGACGAAATCCCGAATAAGCTGGTTCCCTATGATTATAAAGCTTTCCAATCAAGCGAAACCGAATTTGTCATAGGGACAACCGATTGTCACAGCGGGCAGCCCCGCTACTTTTCAAGAAAAGACTATGGAGAAGATATATTGACGATTATTAGGGCGTCGAGCTCCCTTCCATTCTTTGCACCGGTCGTGGAATATGGGACAAAGCACCTCCTTGATGGAGGGATAAGCGACCCGATACCGATTGAAAAAGCGGAAGATGACGGGTTAAAGAAGAATGTTGTAGTCCTGACCAGAAACAGGGGCTATTTCAAGAAGCCATCCCGTTTTTCATACTTTATCAAAAGAAAATACCCTCACTACCCAGAATTGCACAAAACCCTGATGCGCCGATATCTTGTTTATAACCAAACGGTGAAAGAGCTCGAGGAAAGAGAGAAAGAAGGAAGTGTACTCATCATCCAGCCTCAGCGGCCTTTAAAAGTAGGCCGGATTGAAAAGAATCCTGAAAAGCTTGATGATCTTTATAAACAGGGGTACGAAGATGCGAGGAGCAAGCATAATGAAATCATGGAATGGGCAGGTGCAGACCCAATTGCCACTGGTTTCGGATGTTGA
- a CDS encoding four-helix bundle copper-binding protein, whose product MQCIELDRECADICSYAINAIQKSSKFVPGILSLCADICDACGKECNSHDHRHCKDCAEACFRCADECRKVI is encoded by the coding sequence ATGCAGTGCATCGAGCTTGACCGGGAATGTGCGGATATTTGTTCCTATGCGATAAATGCCATTCAGAAAAGCAGCAAGTTTGTGCCCGGGATCCTTTCCCTGTGTGCTGACATATGCGATGCATGTGGAAAAGAGTGTAATTCACACGATCATAGGCATTGCAAGGATTGTGCAGAGGCATGCTTTCGATGCGCGGATGAATGCAGAAAGGTTATATGA
- the ribD gene encoding bifunctional diaminohydroxyphosphoribosylaminopyrimidine deaminase/5-amino-6-(5-phosphoribosylamino)uracil reductase RibD yields MKHSDYMELALNMAKATQGQTSPNPAVGAVVVRDGAVVGLGAHLNAGEGHAEVHAIRAAGEKAEGADIYVTLEPCSHYGKTPPCSQLIISSGIKRVFIASTDPNPLVSGKGIEQLRDAGIQVHVGECQSEALELNKHFFHFIKHKTPYVTLKTAITLDGKTAAPSGDSKWITSEKSRLDVHYDRHRHDAILVGVNTIIRDNPHLTTRLPQGGKNPIRIILDNHLRTPLTSNVVKDHESKTIIITNESVKEEDKIPYLEAGCDLISIPLDRIDLHHLLRELGSRSIQSLYVEGGSAVHGSFLKERAFQELIMYMAPKLIGGSGAFTSFGKTGASAISEGLEMKIISVDSVGEDIKITAVPKDYSEMKEG; encoded by the coding sequence TTGAAACACTCAGATTATATGGAACTGGCACTGAATATGGCCAAGGCCACACAGGGTCAAACATCCCCAAACCCGGCAGTAGGTGCTGTGGTTGTAAGGGATGGAGCAGTAGTAGGTCTGGGCGCTCATTTAAATGCTGGAGAAGGACATGCAGAAGTTCATGCAATCAGAGCAGCAGGCGAGAAAGCGGAGGGTGCAGATATCTATGTCACTCTTGAACCCTGTTCACACTATGGAAAGACACCACCCTGTTCACAACTCATTATCTCAAGTGGGATAAAGAGGGTATTCATTGCAAGTACAGATCCCAATCCACTGGTATCCGGTAAAGGGATAGAACAACTGCGTGACGCAGGAATACAAGTACATGTAGGTGAGTGTCAATCTGAAGCGCTGGAACTCAATAAACATTTCTTTCATTTCATAAAGCATAAGACACCGTATGTAACATTGAAAACAGCCATTACTTTAGACGGTAAAACGGCAGCTCCTTCAGGAGACAGTAAATGGATCACTTCTGAAAAATCAAGACTCGATGTCCACTATGATCGTCACCGGCATGACGCGATATTAGTTGGAGTCAACACCATTATCCGCGACAACCCGCACCTTACCACCCGTTTGCCCCAAGGTGGAAAAAACCCCATTCGAATTATTTTAGATAATCATTTAAGAACACCATTAACATCCAATGTTGTAAAAGATCATGAAAGTAAAACCATCATTATCACAAATGAGTCCGTTAAGGAAGAGGATAAAATTCCATATCTAGAAGCAGGCTGTGACCTTATTTCAATTCCCTTGGACAGAATTGATCTTCACCATTTATTAAGAGAGCTTGGAAGCAGATCCATTCAGTCACTGTATGTCGAGGGGGGATCAGCTGTACACGGTTCCTTTCTGAAAGAAAGAGCTTTCCAGGAACTCATCATGTATATGGCTCCAAAGCTCATAGGCGGCAGTGGTGCTTTTACAAGCTTTGGCAAAACCGGAGCTTCTGCCATTTCAGAAGGTCTGGAAATGAAAATTATCTCCGTCGATTCCGTTGGGGAAGATATCAAAATTACAGCAGTCCCTAAAGACTACTCCGAGATGAAAGAAGGTTGA